In one Lentimicrobium sp. L6 genomic region, the following are encoded:
- a CDS encoding D-alanine--D-alanine ligase, with the protein MKKVALIAGGDSGEYEISIKSASIVAQNIPSEKYEVYLIEIKGSDWIYRHESLGKINIDKNDFSLTINDKKISFDVVFNAIHGTPGEDGKILAFLEMLKIPFTSTGSISSALTFNKAFCNQVVKNAGFNVANSMHLFKEQTYTTKDILTNITLPCFVKPNQGGSSVGMSKVKTEDEILPALKKAFAEDTEVLVEEFIEGRELTIGTIKLNDEIITFPITEIISKKEFFDFEAKYNPELNQEITPAQIPISLKQQIEEVSTKLYQVLHLRGVVRFDYINSLNGLYFLEVNTVPGLSAESLIPQQIREFGSSTREIFDLMIQEALRIEL; encoded by the coding sequence ATGAAAAAAGTGGCCTTAATAGCAGGTGGTGATTCTGGAGAATATGAGATTTCAATTAAAAGCGCATCCATAGTGGCTCAAAATATTCCTTCAGAGAAATATGAGGTTTATTTAATCGAGATTAAAGGTAGCGATTGGATTTATCGTCATGAATCACTAGGTAAAATCAATATTGACAAAAACGATTTCTCATTGACTATAAATGATAAAAAAATTAGTTTTGATGTGGTTTTTAATGCGATTCATGGCACACCTGGTGAGGATGGTAAAATATTAGCATTTCTTGAAATGCTGAAAATCCCATTTACTTCAACTGGCTCTATCAGCTCCGCACTCACCTTTAATAAAGCATTCTGTAATCAAGTGGTGAAAAATGCAGGTTTTAATGTGGCCAACTCTATGCACCTTTTCAAAGAACAAACCTATACGACAAAGGATATATTAACCAATATTACCCTCCCCTGTTTTGTTAAACCTAATCAAGGAGGATCGAGTGTAGGAATGAGTAAGGTTAAAACTGAAGATGAAATTCTTCCTGCACTTAAAAAAGCTTTTGCCGAAGATACAGAAGTATTGGTGGAAGAGTTTATTGAAGGCAGAGAGTTAACCATAGGAACCATAAAACTAAATGATGAAATCATCACCTTTCCGATAACTGAAATCATCAGTAAAAAAGAATTCTTCGATTTTGAGGCCAAATACAATCCTGAATTAAATCAAGAAATCACACCAGCACAAATTCCCATCAGTTTGAAACAACAAATTGAGGAGGTTTCCACTAAACTATATCAGGTTCTACACTTGAGAGGTGTAGTGCGTTTTGATTATATCAATAGTTTAAATGGATTATATTTTCTAGAAGTGAATACCGTACCTGGTCTATCTGCCGAAAGCCTTATTCCACAACAGATTAGAGAATTCGGCTCAAGTACTCGTGAAATATTTGACCTCATGATTCAAGAAGCACTTAGAATTGAATTATAA